A region of Nostoc sp. 'Peltigera membranacea cyanobiont' N6 DNA encodes the following proteins:
- the cysK gene encoding cysteine synthase A has protein sequence MRIACNITELVGRTPLVQLNRIPQTEGCVAEIVVKLESMNPSASVKDRIGVSMINAAEEEGLITPGKTILVEPTSGNTGIALAMAAAAKGYRLILTMPETMSGERRAMLRAYGAEVELTPAMEGMSGAIVRSQQIVNSTPNTYMLQQFRNPANSKVHRETTALEIWQDTDGQVDIIVAGVGTGGTIAGVAEVIKARKPSSKAIAVEPANSPVLSGGRPGPHKIQGIGAGFIPQILKLKLIDEVITVTDEEAIAYSRRLAKEEGLLSGISSGAALCAAIRVAQREENKGRLIVMIQPSFGERYLSTPLFQDLEARLATSVS, from the coding sequence ATGCGAATTGCTTGTAACATTACAGAACTGGTTGGTCGTACACCCTTAGTACAGTTGAACCGCATTCCCCAAACAGAAGGATGTGTTGCGGAAATTGTGGTGAAACTGGAAAGTATGAACCCATCGGCATCGGTCAAAGACCGGATTGGGGTCAGCATGATTAACGCCGCCGAAGAGGAGGGGCTGATTACTCCTGGGAAGACAATATTGGTAGAACCTACTTCTGGAAACACAGGAATTGCTCTAGCAATGGCGGCAGCAGCTAAGGGTTATCGCTTAATTTTGACAATGCCAGAGACAATGAGTGGGGAGCGTCGGGCAATGTTGCGGGCTTATGGAGCAGAAGTGGAACTAACGCCAGCTATGGAAGGTATGAGTGGGGCAATTGTACGATCGCAACAAATAGTTAATAGTACGCCAAATACCTATATGTTGCAGCAGTTCCGCAATCCAGCCAATTCAAAAGTGCATCGGGAAACTACAGCCCTAGAAATCTGGCAAGATACTGATGGACAAGTAGATATAATCGTAGCTGGGGTAGGTACTGGTGGTACGATCGCTGGTGTAGCAGAAGTGATTAAAGCACGCAAACCTAGCTCTAAAGCGATCGCTGTTGAACCAGCCAATAGCCCAGTTTTATCTGGAGGACGACCAGGACCACACAAAATTCAAGGAATTGGCGCTGGGTTTATTCCCCAAATACTCAAGCTAAAATTGATAGATGAAGTGATTACCGTCACCGATGAAGAAGCGATCGCCTATAGTCGGCGTTTGGCAAAAGAAGAAGGGCTACTATCTGGTATTTCCAGTGGGGCCGCTTTATGTGCAGCAATTCGCGTTGCTCAACGTGAAGAAAATAAGGGACGTTTAATTGTGATGATTCAGCCTAGCTTTGGTGAAAGGTATTTGAGTACACCGTTGTTCCAAGACCTAGAGGCAAGGTTAGCCACTAGCGTCAGTTAA
- a CDS encoding J domain-containing protein, producing MVNSKHVSNHYETLKVSPSASLAEIKQAYRRLVKLFHPDSNQETADREQIIRINAAYEVLGDNQNRRNYDQELQDDSQKLNSDRQQRTASAQKHYQTKRKTGREADEQVEEWLRRVYQPVNHLLSAILYSLEEQIEQLAADPFDDELLDEFQEYLQTCRDDLKQAQIIFRSLPNPSNLAGTAANLYYSLNQVSDGLDEFAYFPLSYDERYLHTGQELFRIATRLQCEAQASVM from the coding sequence ATGGTCAATTCTAAGCACGTTTCTAACCATTACGAAACTCTCAAAGTTAGTCCAAGTGCAAGCCTTGCGGAGATTAAGCAAGCTTATCGCCGCTTGGTTAAGTTGTTTCATCCTGACAGTAATCAGGAAACAGCCGATCGCGAGCAAATTATCCGCATCAATGCAGCTTATGAAGTTTTAGGCGACAACCAAAATCGCCGCAATTATGACCAAGAACTGCAAGATGACTCCCAAAAATTAAATAGCGATCGCCAACAGCGTACAGCATCAGCACAAAAGCATTACCAGACAAAACGAAAAACAGGACGGGAAGCTGATGAGCAAGTTGAAGAATGGCTGCGTCGAGTTTATCAACCAGTCAATCATCTGCTTTCTGCTATTCTCTATTCTCTAGAGGAGCAAATAGAGCAATTAGCTGCCGATCCTTTTGATGATGAGTTGTTAGATGAATTTCAGGAATACTTACAAACCTGTCGAGATGACCTCAAGCAGGCACAAATTATTTTTCGATCTCTGCCGAATCCCTCTAATTTAGCAGGGACTGCGGCTAACCTCTATTACAGCCTTAATCAAGTATCAGATGGACTTGATGAGTTTGCTTATTTTCCTTTGAGCTACGATGAGCGTTATTTACACACAGGTCAAGAATTATTCCGCATAGCTACAAGATTACAATGTGAAGCGCAAGCGTCTGTTATGTAG
- a CDS encoding 6-carboxytetrahydropterin synthase, producing the protein MQCIVNRRAQFSASHRYWLPELSEAENIEKFGAGSRFPGHGHNYVLFISLAGELDEYGMVLNLSDVKHVIKREVTNQLDFSYINDVWAEFQETLPTTENIARIIWQRLAPHLPLVRVQLFEHPELWADYMGNAMEAYLTISTHFSAAHRLAHPNLSNEENTEIYGKCARPHGHGHNYHLEVTVKGEIDPRTGMIVDLGGLNQVVEDYVVEPFDHTFLNKDIPYFAEIVPTAENIALYITNLLRSPILELGAKLYKVKLIESPNNSCEIYCTESESDSVSASLNQPVLARV; encoded by the coding sequence ATGCAATGTATTGTTAATCGCCGCGCCCAGTTTTCGGCAAGTCATCGCTATTGGTTGCCAGAACTGAGTGAAGCCGAGAATATTGAAAAATTTGGTGCTGGTTCTAGATTTCCTGGACACGGACATAACTATGTCTTATTTATCTCCCTTGCCGGGGAATTGGATGAATATGGTATGGTACTGAACTTGTCTGATGTGAAACACGTAATCAAACGGGAAGTTACCAATCAATTGGATTTCTCTTATATCAACGATGTCTGGGCAGAATTTCAGGAAACTTTACCCACCACTGAGAATATTGCACGGATTATTTGGCAACGACTAGCACCGCACTTGCCTTTAGTCCGCGTGCAGTTATTTGAACATCCTGAACTTTGGGCAGATTATATGGGAAACGCAATGGAAGCATACCTCACTATCAGTACTCACTTTAGCGCCGCCCATCGGCTAGCTCATCCTAATCTCAGTAACGAAGAAAATACTGAGATTTATGGTAAATGCGCCCGTCCCCACGGTCACGGACACAACTATCATCTAGAAGTCACCGTCAAAGGTGAAATTGACCCACGCACCGGCATGATTGTCGATTTAGGGGGTTTGAATCAAGTGGTAGAAGATTATGTAGTCGAACCATTCGATCACACCTTTTTAAATAAGGACATTCCTTATTTTGCCGAAATTGTACCTACTGCTGAGAATATCGCACTTTACATTACTAATTTACTGCGATCGCCAATTCTTGAATTGGGAGCTAAACTTTACAAGGTGAAACTGATTGAAAGTCCTAATAATTCTTGCGAAATCTACTGCACAGAGTCTGAATCAGATTCAGTCAGTGCATCCCTGAATCAGCCCGTGTTAGCACGGGTTTAG
- a CDS encoding Uma2 family endonuclease encodes MQTTPVRWTTADLEFFASDRRNRYEIIDGELFVTKAPHWDHQSSCVNIGTVLKIWSDETGLGKAAIAPGIIFSDSDNVIPDVVWASHERLKHLLNEAGHLTGAPELVVEVLSPGEKNEKRDRETKLKLYSVQGVQEYWICDSIQKKVEVYRREQAALKLAVTLFSQDELTSPLLPGFTCLVSKLF; translated from the coding sequence ATGCAAACAACTCCAGTGCGTTGGACGACTGCCGATCTAGAGTTCTTCGCTAGCGATCGCAGAAATCGCTATGAGATTATTGATGGAGAACTATTTGTGACTAAAGCACCTCACTGGGATCATCAATCAAGTTGTGTCAATATTGGTACAGTTCTCAAGATTTGGTCAGATGAAACTGGTTTAGGTAAAGCTGCGATCGCACCTGGAATTATTTTCTCAGATTCTGACAATGTGATCCCTGATGTGGTATGGGCAAGTCATGAACGTTTAAAACACTTACTAAATGAAGCTGGACACCTCACAGGCGCACCAGAGTTAGTAGTAGAAGTTCTCTCACCCGGCGAAAAAAACGAAAAACGCGACAGAGAAACAAAGCTAAAGCTGTACTCGGTACAAGGGGTTCAGGAATATTGGATTTGCGATTCTATACAAAAGAAAGTTGAAGTTTATCGTCGTGAGCAAGCTGCATTAAAGTTAGCAGTTACTTTATTTAGTCAAGATGAATTGACAAGTCCTTTACTACCAGGTTTCACCTGCTTAGTGAGTAAACTTTTCTAA